The Mesorhizobium loti genome includes a region encoding these proteins:
- a CDS encoding Gfo/Idh/MocA family oxidoreductase has translation MNATTPIRWGILGPGSIAQSFAGGVAGSRTGKLVAIGARNPAKPGLAESFPGARILDGYDALLADPDIDAVYISIPHPGHAQWAIKAAEAGKHVLCEKPIALTAFEADAMMHAARKAGTFLGEAFMYRLHPQTLKLVELIRSGVIGEIRMIKSSFGFAMPGFMPEHRLYANDLAGGGILDVGGYPVSMVRLIAGAAVGKPFAEPDKVVGTAHLGQSGVDEWASALLHFPGGIVAEVSCSISLNQDNVLRILGTKGRIEVPDFWFAGGNRDVGLGQIEIIASDGARETISVDEKRHLYSFEVDAAGEAIRAGRQEFAWPGMAWAESLGTLRVLDRWRAAAGLEYGIEKAQQRVNTISGWPLRSNGEAIAKRTIPGLSKPASVVALGFEDFRTFSSGSILLDAFFEAGGNLFDTGYVYGAGYTEKLLGEWLKNRGVRAQSVVIAKGAHSPLCYPDVIGKQLDQSLDRLQTDHVDVYFMHRDNPDVPVGEFVDAMDREVKAGRIRGPFGGSNWTMERMDQAIAYAERTGKQRPGALSNNFSLAEMLEPIWAGCITSSTDAWKAWLTSRQMPNFAWSSQGRGFFTDRAGRDKRDNEELVRVWYSERNFGRRDRAIELAERLGKSPIHVALAYVLAQPFPSIPLIGPRTLDELDDSLRALDITLSQPDLEWLDGGNLRAA, from the coding sequence ATGAACGCAACCACGCCCATTCGCTGGGGCATTCTCGGCCCAGGCAGCATCGCCCAGTCCTTTGCCGGCGGCGTGGCCGGTTCGCGCACCGGAAAGCTGGTCGCCATCGGCGCACGCAATCCCGCCAAGCCGGGCCTCGCCGAGAGTTTTCCCGGTGCCCGCATTCTCGACGGCTACGACGCATTGCTCGCCGATCCAGACATCGATGCCGTCTATATTTCGATACCGCACCCCGGTCATGCGCAGTGGGCGATCAAGGCGGCCGAGGCCGGAAAGCACGTTCTGTGCGAAAAGCCGATCGCTCTGACGGCTTTCGAGGCCGACGCCATGATGCATGCCGCGCGCAAGGCCGGCACTTTCCTCGGCGAAGCCTTCATGTACCGGCTGCATCCGCAGACGCTGAAGCTGGTCGAACTGATCAGGTCGGGTGTCATTGGCGAGATCAGGATGATCAAGTCGAGCTTCGGTTTCGCCATGCCGGGCTTCATGCCGGAGCACCGTCTCTATGCCAATGATCTCGCCGGCGGCGGCATTCTTGACGTCGGCGGCTATCCCGTCTCGATGGTGCGGCTGATTGCCGGCGCGGCGGTCGGAAAGCCTTTCGCTGAGCCGGACAAGGTGGTCGGCACCGCCCATCTTGGCCAGTCCGGCGTCGACGAATGGGCCTCCGCGCTGCTGCATTTCCCAGGTGGCATTGTCGCCGAAGTCTCCTGCAGCATCTCGCTCAACCAGGACAATGTCTTGCGCATCCTGGGCACCAAGGGCCGCATCGAAGTGCCGGACTTCTGGTTCGCCGGCGGCAACCGCGACGTTGGCCTCGGCCAGATCGAAATCATTGCATCCGATGGCGCGCGCGAGACCATCAGCGTCGACGAGAAGCGCCATCTTTATTCCTTCGAGGTCGACGCCGCCGGTGAGGCCATCCGCGCCGGGCGGCAGGAATTCGCCTGGCCGGGCATGGCCTGGGCGGAGAGCCTCGGCACCTTACGCGTGTTGGACAGATGGCGGGCGGCAGCGGGCCTCGAATACGGGATCGAGAAGGCCCAACAACGCGTCAACACCATCTCCGGCTGGCCTTTGCGATCCAACGGCGAGGCGATCGCCAAGCGCACGATCCCTGGCCTGTCGAAGCCGGCATCGGTGGTGGCACTCGGCTTCGAGGATTTCCGCACCTTCTCCTCAGGTTCGATCCTGCTCGATGCCTTTTTCGAGGCCGGCGGCAATCTCTTCGACACCGGCTATGTCTACGGCGCCGGCTATACCGAGAAGCTGCTTGGCGAGTGGTTGAAAAACCGCGGCGTGCGCGCGCAATCGGTGGTCATCGCCAAGGGTGCGCATTCGCCGCTTTGCTATCCCGATGTGATCGGCAAGCAGCTCGACCAGTCGCTTGACCGGCTGCAGACCGATCATGTCGATGTCTATTTCATGCACCGCGACAATCCGGATGTGCCGGTCGGCGAATTCGTCGATGCGATGGATCGCGAGGTGAAGGCCGGCCGCATCCGCGGGCCCTTCGGCGGCTCGAACTGGACGATGGAACGCATGGATCAGGCGATTGCCTATGCCGAACGCACCGGCAAGCAGAGGCCCGGCGCGCTGTCCAACAATTTCTCGCTGGCCGAAATGCTGGAGCCGATCTGGGCTGGCTGCATTACGTCCTCCACGGATGCGTGGAAGGCCTGGCTGACATCTAGGCAGATGCCGAATTTCGCCTGGTCGAGCCAGGGGCGTGGCTTCTTCACCGATCGCGCCGGGCGCGACAAGCGCGACAACGAGGAACTGGTGCGGGTGTGGTACTCGGAGCGGAATTTCGGCCGTCGCGACCGGGCGATCGAACTTGCCGAGAGACTGGGCAAGAGCCCGATCCATGTCGCGCTGGCCTATGTGCTCGCCCAACCCTTCCCCTCCATCCCGCTGATCGGGCCGCGCACGCTGGATGAGTTGGACGACAGCCTGCGCGCTCTCGACATCACGCTGTCGCAACCCGATCTCGAATGGCTGGATGGCGGCAATCTGCGCGCTGCCTAG
- the ugpC gene encoding sn-glycerol-3-phosphate ABC transporter ATP-binding protein UgpC — translation MATVTLNNVIKRFGVFEVVHGASIDIKDGEFVVFVGPSGCGKSTLLRMIAGLEDISGGEIAIGGKVVNDVEPADRGIAMVFQSYALYPHMNVEQNLSFGLRMTGNPKADTDRRVKRASEILRISELMDRRPKKLSGGQRQRVAIGRAIVREPQVFLFDEPLSNLDAELRVQMRVEISRLHKELGATMIYVTHDQTEAMTLADRIVVLRAGHVEQIGRPLDLYDNPDNQFVAGFVGSPKMNFINGRIVGHDARGVVVELAGQEKTRIIQPLTGAAPETGGPEIGSKVIVGVRPEHFGNAGEGDTDLVVAIDVVEHLGGTSFLYARTANGDDVVIQRDAAKVPDTPEITVSIRKSYLFDEKGLRLR, via the coding sequence ATGGCAACCGTCACGCTCAACAATGTCATCAAGCGCTTCGGCGTCTTCGAGGTCGTCCATGGCGCCAGCATCGACATCAAGGACGGCGAATTCGTCGTCTTCGTCGGCCCTTCCGGCTGCGGAAAATCGACGCTGCTCAGGATGATCGCCGGGCTCGAGGACATCAGCGGCGGCGAGATCGCCATCGGCGGCAAGGTGGTGAACGATGTCGAGCCGGCCGACCGCGGCATCGCCATGGTGTTCCAGTCCTACGCACTCTATCCGCACATGAACGTCGAGCAGAATCTGAGCTTCGGGTTGAGGATGACCGGCAATCCCAAGGCCGACACCGACCGGCGGGTGAAGCGGGCGTCCGAGATCCTGCGCATCAGCGAATTGATGGACAGGCGCCCGAAAAAACTCTCCGGCGGCCAGCGCCAGCGCGTCGCCATCGGCCGCGCCATCGTGCGCGAACCGCAGGTGTTCCTGTTCGACGAGCCGCTCTCCAATCTCGACGCGGAATTGCGCGTCCAGATGCGGGTCGAGATCTCCCGACTGCACAAGGAACTCGGCGCCACCATGATCTATGTCACGCATGACCAGACCGAGGCGATGACACTCGCCGACAGGATCGTCGTGCTGCGCGCCGGCCATGTCGAGCAGATCGGCCGGCCGCTCGATCTCTACGACAATCCCGACAATCAGTTCGTGGCGGGCTTTGTCGGATCGCCGAAGATGAACTTCATCAACGGCCGCATTGTCGGGCACGATGCGCGTGGTGTCGTGGTCGAGCTGGCGGGTCAGGAGAAGACCCGCATCATACAACCGCTGACGGGCGCTGCACCCGAAACAGGCGGCCCAGAAATCGGCAGCAAGGTCATCGTCGGCGTGCGGCCCGAACATTTCGGCAATGCCGGAGAGGGCGACACCGACCTTGTGGTTGCCATCGACGTGGTCGAGCATCTGGGCGGCACGAGTTTCCTCTATGCAAGAACGGCCAATGGTGACGACGTGGTAATCCAGCGCGATGCGGCAAAGGTCCCTGACACACCCGAGATCACCGTCTCCATCCGCAAATCCTACCTGTTCGACGAAAAAGGACTGCGGCTGCGCTGA